In Myotis daubentonii chromosome 6, mMyoDau2.1, whole genome shotgun sequence, a genomic segment contains:
- the LOC132236653 gene encoding alpha-methylacyl-CoA racemase-like, with protein sequence MALSGVRVLELAGKYPSSLCGMILADFGARVIRVAWDQRDMFEFVNRGKQSLALNLNTPEGAVVLEKLCLQADVLVDPVPGGVLGPGKLLPEDMLQKNPRLVHVKVSTEMKLSSRYSQSRGHDINFLALSGVLSTFGRKHEKPYVPPNFLASSSGGFLGAFGTVMALFERAQSGRGQTVDANVIESTAYASSALWYLQKMNNFNGVKVDILLDGSAPFYGTYQTSDGKFMAVGAFEAHLYELFLKGLGLEPSKLPKQLSWPDWPRLKTLFADIFAKKTQAEWCKVFGELDACVTPVLTAEDISQLAKEEMSTSFITDQEQVIAPMPVPFFSKTPTSVPSTRSAVLGEHSEEILRGYGFSKQEIARLHVSGIIKSRKSTANL encoded by the coding sequence ATGGCCTTGAGCGGCGTGCGGGTGCTGGAGTTGGCTGGGAAGTACCCTTCCTCCCTCTGCGGCATGATTCTCGCCGACTTCGGAGCCCGGGTGATTCGCGTGGCCTGGGACCAAAGAGACATGTTTGAATTTGTGAATCGAGGTAAGCAGTCGCTGGCTCTAAATCTGAACACTCCAGAGGGTGCCGTGGTCCTGGAGAAACTCTGTCTTCAGGCTGATGTGCTGGTCGATCCTGTCCCCGGGGGGGTGCTGGGCCCGGGGAAACTGCTGCCAGAGGACATGCTGCAGAAGAACCCGAGACTCGTCCATGTGAAAGTTTCCACTGAAATGAAGTTATCCAGTAGGTATTCCCAAAGCAGAGGGCACGATATCAACTTTCTGGCTTTATCTGGTGTGCTGTCAACATTTGGCCGGAAACACGAGAAACCGTATGTACCACCCAATTTCCTGGCTTCCTCGTCCGGAGGGTTTCTTGGTGCCTTTGGGACGGTGATGGCTCTTTTTGAACGTGCCCAGTCTGGGAGAGGACAAACAGTGGACGCAAATGTGATAGAGAGCACAGCGTATGCGAGTTCTGCGCTGTGGTACCTGCAGAAGATGAACAATTTCAACGGAGTCAAGGTAGACATCCTCCTGGATGGGAGCGCGCCCTTCTATGGCACCTACCAGACCTCGGATGGGAAGTTCATGGCCGTGGGGGCTTTTGAAGCCCACCTCTATGAGCTCTTTCTGAAAGGACTCGGGCTCGAGCCTTCAAAACTTCCCAAGCAGCTGAGTTGGCCGGACTGGCCCAGGCTGAAGACACTCTTTGCCGACATCTTTGCCAAGAAGACGCAAGCCGAATGGTGCAAAGTGTTTGGGGAACTGGACGCCTGTGTGACCCCTGTTCTGACAGCTGAGGATATTTCTCAACTTGCGAAGGAGGAGATGAGCACTTCTTTTATCACAGATCAAGAGCAGGTGATAGCTCCCATGCCAGTTCCCTTTTTTTCCAAAACTCCCACTTCTGTCCCTTCCACGCGGAGTGCGGTCTTAGGAGAACACTCAGAAGAAATTCTCAGAGGATATGGGTTCAGCAAACAAGAAATAGCCCGGCTCCATGTTTCGGGCATCATTAAAAGCCGTAAGTCGACAGCTAATCTGTAA